One Aegilops tauschii subsp. strangulata cultivar AL8/78 chromosome 2, Aet v6.0, whole genome shotgun sequence genomic window, GTAGAGGACGGGGGAGAAGAAAGAAGGGGAACAGGGCAGCACTGCTGGGGTGCTCACCGATGACGAGGCATCCGGCGAAGCGGTGGCGACGAGGGGTTGAAGCTGGCGGTCAAACGGCGCGGCTCACGAAGCAGAGGAGGTGCAGACAGACAGCGGCGCAGCTGCACAGGGCTCCGGCGACATGGAGGCTTGGCGCGTGGATCAACAAGGGCAGCTGCGATGGCGATGGAAACGTGCATCTCGTCCTCCCCGATCGATGCAGAGGAAgcgcgcggtggcggcggcgccgggaACTTGACGGGGCGGTAGAGCCGCAGGACGCAGGGGGTGCAACTTGGCGCTGGACTTGGCGAGGCGGAGGGCGTTCTCCGGATCCGTTGCGGTGCTAGGCGCAGGACGACGAAGGACGCCGACGAGCTTGCTCAGGGACGAGGCGGCCATGGCGGGGCATGCTCCTGTTCTCcctgaagaaagagagagagaccGCGGGGTGAGGGAGAGAGAAGAACCAGGGGAAGAAGGAAAAGAGAAGGAGAGGCAGGGTGCGGCGCGGGGACGGCCTGGTCCTGGTCGGTGCTGCTTCCGATCCATCCCGGATCGAGCCACAGGAGGAGGGAACGAGGCGCAGAGGGCATCGGGCTCCAAATCGATGCGAGGAGGGGCGGCCTTGGAGGAAGAAGGTTGCGAGGAGGCGTGGGCGCGGAGGAGCTCCACTCCTCTGGATCGaacagggaggaggaggcgctcgaTGGCTTGGCTGGGCGAGGGGATCGAGGGAGATTGAGTGAGGGGATCCCGATGTGGAAGATGAGACACGGGGTGGCGGCGGCAGAGAAAGGATGGATGGGACATCTCCCTAAAATTTAGGGTTTGGTCTGATTTGGTTAGGGGCTGCCCACTATATATAGTAGGTGGCTAATATGAGAGGGGATTAGCCCCTAGATTTTTATCGGACGACTTTGGGTGGTCTAAACAAAGAACGGATGATGTTTAGGATAACTCGGGATTGTTCCGGACCCACTGGTCATGACCGTGCGGTTCGGGGAAGTTTTTGGACAAGGCAGCAAAGAGTGTGGGTTGTGCGGAGAGGTTATGCGGCCAGACAAGAGGGAAGCAAAACCCGGTCGATCTGAGAAAGGACACCGAGATGAAGGAGAAGCGGCACTATGAACGGATGCATGTTTTGAAAACAAATGcggatgcaatgcacatgatgcgatgatgaatacaacaaacaaataattaacacagctgacacgcaaaacatggaaggcgACTGGAGCGTCGGTGTCAGGGCGTTACAGTTCCGCTGCACTACTAGGATGGGTTTGACGGCCGACCTTTGCCCAACAAATGACTCAAGATTGGTGCGGTGGTGGATGGATACGAGAAAGCGAATAGATAAGCTGTCTCGGAAAGGCTTTGACACCCTCGTGATGCTAATCTGTTGGACGATATGGAAGCAAAGGAATGCGAGGGTCTCCGGCACGGGCATAATCAAGAACGAGTGAAATATGGTGGACTCTATCTTTGATGAGGTGAGGACTTGGGCCAAAGCAGGAGCTTTCGGAGGACAACCGATCATAGAGTAGTCGAGTAGAGCTAGGGAGTGGTGTGGAGGCTTGGTTAGGGTCGGTTTGTGACTCCTAGCTAGCGATGTGTAATCTTTTGTACATATTTTTCTTCCTTCTATAAAGCTAAGATACACCATTGGCGTACCTTCAAAAAAAAGATACCTGTAATatgagtttgtggccttgtataaagaaatggagggagtacaaagttAAGCCATCTATTTTGAAACGAAGGAAGTAGTTTATAATGGAATCTCTAAAAAAGACTTAACTATttaggaagggagggagtaccgAGAAACAAGATttaggaagggagggagtaccgAAAAACAAGAATCATCACCCCCACTAAAAGTTCACCACAAACCGAGAAACGGAGACCAAGATGCAGAGATTTCGATGATGAAAGGAAAGTCAAAAGCAAGAAACACTTTGTCAGTCTGTATGAGCAACGACGAAAGTATGAACTTGGAAACTAAATGTACGTCCTGACAGTACATTACTCTAACTTGATCATATTTATGCTGAACTGAAAATATGTTACAAACGCATCCTAATTTGTTTTCTTCCTGCAAAAAAATTCATCTTGTCCTTGACAGATACAAATCTATCAAAATCCATAAACCTATCGCAAACCCTGGGCCAACAAATAAGGAACAGATCGAGTCTGAATGACATTTCAGACATTCAGTATCTGGTTATCATGCCATGCCGTACCCATCCATCCATGGACTTGCCATCTGCCTCTGCAACGCCATCCAGCGCAATGGCATCAACTGAGAGAAGCCACGGATCCGGGGAAGAGAAGAGCGGCTTCAGTTGCTGGAGTTGGGTCCGTAGCACGCGCCGAGGACGGGGTTCCAGAGCCACTGCACCAGGAAGGAACCGCCGGCCGTTGACGCAGTTCACGTTGTAGGAGCTGCCGTCGGCTGCGTGGGAGACATTCCCGACGAACCCGCCTGCTCCACCGCCGTCGCCGTAGACCCCGAGACAGAGGTCGGCGATCTCCGTGGGCGCCGTTGGCGTGTCACCGGCGTACCACGCGTTCACCAGCGGGTTGGTGGCCAGCTCCGCAAGCTCGTGCCCCAGCACGATCACCATCCCGTCCACCCCGGGGTCGCCGTTCGGCGGCCGCAGCACCCCCTGCCCGCTGGCGCCGTACTCCGGCGCGGCGAACGGATACGCACACCTCCCTGGGCACTGCGAGCCGCTGTTCCCGACCCACGCGTACGGTACGGTGACCCCGACCACGGACGCGAAGGTGAAATAGTGGAAGCCGCACATGGCGCGGCAGAACTCCTCCACCTGCACGTCCGGTGAGGAGAGCACCAGGTACACGCCGTTGTACGGGTCGAGCGGCAGAGGGTCCGGGTACGCGACCACGGCGGTGCGGATGATGGACTGCATGTTGATCCGCTTCAGGGAGGCGCCGTGGGAGTACACGGCGTCGGAGTGCTCCCCGGCGATGGCGAATGTGGCGGTGACATTGGCGCCGGATTGGTCCGTGTAGAGCCGCGACGTGCGGGCCCACCAGTCGGAGACGGCGGGGAACGGCGCCGGAGCGGAGAGGGAGGCGAGAAAGTCGCGGAGCACAGCCGGGGCCTCCCACCGGCCGTACCATATGAGGAACAGGTTGGTCGGCGCGCCTCACACGACGGGGCCCATGTCTACCAGCTGGTTCCCGTACATTGTGACTCAAAAGCTGAAAATAATTATTCAGTAAAAAAAAAAGGAGAAACACCGAATCACAATGTCAATCCGTTCTCATCTCGATATTCAGATGCATCCGACACACAAGACATTTGATGTTATCAGTTTTTGTACCACTGGCTTAAACAACATGACATGCTAGTAGTACTTTTCCTTTCTCATTTTTTCAAAAATCTAAAATTTTCAGCTTGTATGCCCTTTTGCTTTGAAAATGGGCAAATATCGGTTATATCACATTAAATTATATCTAATTTTGGTTCATAGTATCCAGCCAATCAAAGCATGAAGGAGAATGAAAGTCATACATGTTGCGGCATTAATAAGTGCTCTGGCACTTAATTAGGTTCGGTTGTGTAATAGTGATCTTAAAAATAATGTAAGATGTCTCAAAAGCCCTTGTATGAGAAACAATGTAGAAGTCGTCTTTTAAGAGAAGATTACTCGTTGATATTTCATTGAAGCTATTCTCGGTGAGATCTTTTTGACAAGATTAACATATCACACCATAGTGGACACGAGCCGTTAATCTAAAAAATTAGTCCTGCTTGTATATGAGGTCGTATATAGTAAAAACGGGGAATGTGCGCTATACAAGGATCAGGATGTTGTGAGAAAGACCAGCGGTCCGATAAACATGGACGAGAAATCCTGACATGCTCCAACGAAATTGATGAGTGATAGTGCCGGGTACTAACCCAGCCGACCCACTCTCTTCGGGTTGGGCCGGCAAGCCGCCATTCATGATCAAGATGGACTCCGGAAGCCGCATGTAGGAGGCGTGTTCAAGACTGCCTCCCCCGAAGACTTGACGTATACTCCAAGATCTGTGCCGCTGCCTAGCTCATAGCTACCGACCTTGTAACCCTAGATACCCTTCCTGGCATGTATATAAGCCATAGGGTTTAGCCCGTAGAGGGGACATCAATACAAAATCATTCACCTAGCCCTAGAGTTAGACCACACATTACCATCTCGAGGTAAATCAAGTATGTACTAGATACATCTtcatcaatataaacaagagcatGACGTAGGGctttacctccatcgagagggcccgaacctgggtaaacatcgtctccttcattcctgttaccctcgatccacagcttgggaccccctaccctaaggtctgccggttttgacaccgatattggtgctttcattgagagctgTGAGATCACCAGAAGGATTGATGGCTCACCTGCAGATCAACTTCTCCCACTGCCTCGGGAGCGCTTTCGCCTCTGGCCAACTTTTTGTGTTCGGCAGCATGGTCTTTTGCGCCGAATCGACCGATCTTCTGGCCTCGGTTGAGAACTACGCCCCAGGTCAGATCGGGACTTTTGGCGGCCTCGAGTACACCACGGATTCCCGTGGTGAGCTCATCCTGTCGGGATGGGCCATCGGCCGAATCGAGAACCTACGTAGTGCCGGGGGCTTGACCCCAGAACCGATCTCCGACGCGGCACCGTTAAAGGCCCCCGACGTGGCCACCTCGGCCGACACCCTTCTGATCTCTAGCCTGGATGTCCGGCCCCCACTTCGGGAATCATGTCAGGGTTGGACCTGACCTCGGCGCAGAATCCGGAATCACTCCCGGATCCCCTTCGCGCCGAAGACATGTCGAGTTACCAGGCGGGCACACTTGGAGTCAGCCCTGCCTATAACTTAGTAATAAATCCGGAAGAGCTTTCGCACCTTAATGAGATGCTTGACCGTATCCAAGCCATGTCCATCTTGGACGGCAAGACCTCGGTCTATGATCAGGTCGGACTTAAAGTCGACGATCGGGAAacttacgtcccacccaccacccaccactacaaaaaaaaacacttccgtgatgatacgtgtttgtcacagtaggtcgcgttttttgtcatgcatgtacatccatgacaaatttatgacataatcaatagtcatacctgtgctgtcatagaagtgttccatgacattaccaaaattatcatcacggaagtgtccacttccatgacgataaatcgcgcgtcacagaagtgctttcgtcaagggtgaccgacacgtggcatccaccgtaacagaacgccgttaagctatcgggtcggattttggatccgataactcgttaacagccctgaccaatgggaaatttccacgtgtaaaattctgattggccgaagggaacacctgtcagctcgtcagtgggccagatgtcgcccgtccattggaggagacatgcctatgatacgtcgacacgtggctgggcccaacagaggcccatataggttaaaaaggccggcccagtcaaagaaccgtagaacttaatcaggtactagtgggccagcccaataacagcctgcttaataaaggcccatttacggcccgaagccagatctggcccgttaattgtttgcccaatatttgggcccatttacggcctaaagccagatctggcccgttaattgttcgcccaatagttgggcccatttgcggcccgaagccagatctggcccgttaattgttcgccgaatatttgggcccaactacagcctagtgactttcggcctgttagaggcctgatgtagacatgggcccatttcagcctggtgtgactttcggcctgggaatggcccgtgctgcccatgggccatatatggtccgacgggacatcgggcccactaacggcccgtgctaaaggtggcaacagttaagcccaatgtgactttgggcctgttaaaggcctatcgcgtaattcggcccgttgatgcctgtgctaagctttcggcctcttaaaggcccatgatatcagtgggccaactaaggcccgagatatgtttcggcctggtaacggcccgtgagctaactgggcccaaaatggactggtctacatttcggcctgctgaaggcccgtcgacgactagtgaaaattgaggcccaacatgcattttggcctgctaaaggcccgtgctttcatctcggccgtaacaggccagtacaatattcagcctgttaatggcccaacactacctgggccaaactaagcgctgggtcgacaaaaggcccaactaaaatataggccggtgtaagtttgggcctggcgcaatgtgtgaaggccccaatcattcgggcccaagaaagacgcaggccggcccaattgtggcccgctaaaaacctggcccgttagagtcaaatgtttcggtccggtcgactacatctgattttttttcagatagcgaatgatggcagtaactagtaggaattaagaacaaacctactctatacaataaagaaattacggcatagtaactaagaataaacctacactatacaataaaggatttatggtatattacatccactgggcatcgaagttcgccaccagtgatcataaagcgcaacgaagaagcagattacaaaaactgggcaccattgcagcgtaacaaaataatactgaaccgagaccacttccaagacagttcaagaaaggttagccttgcgggggaactgctgcgcaagctgctgagcaaggctgtgagatcggcctagcatgtcggtcatagcttccaggtgtagctgtttagcgatgaggttctcattggtgttctccacaatctttcttagagataggacttcaagtcgaagttgagttgcagaatgcctttctgctagaacttgggactgaagaagtcgaactaattcagacaacgaattctgtgagcttgtctgactgttagtctcaagtaacttgaacactgcatcaagacaagactttggggttgtctcgctatcttcaagatgttttgccttctttgctgcaatatatgctgggtttgtctcacagccttcagcagacttgtgcatgccatcaggcatatcaccctgaaacaaagcagagagatgacaggttttgcacgtgt contains:
- the LOC109778093 gene encoding uncharacterized protein, giving the protein MEEGRKLPGEEDCIDIDLEDDDESTSQKKKSKKHNKRCKDKAMMIIEGSGTPNTGKKARAEAPGKEAAVCADCREAAAAEKAGKGDGPYCKIRQTKGHDLQECHQVEHLPRGRELSMRSVTRKSVRMVLAVRAGAVKQIVPARLFGSKENLPGAERRKFAMMRVMEGMKRKPVSRSSRSPLKPCALTGVHLCTPLTANLKGGHVRYHHIFMSKEDEEKTFFSTPCGAPTNLFLIWYGRWEAPAVLRDFLASLSAPAPFPAVSDWWARTSRLYTDQSGANVTATFAIAGEHSDAVYSHGASLKRINMQSIIRTAVVAYPDPLPLDPYNGVYLVLSSPDVQVEEFCRAMCGFHYFTFASVVGVTVPYAWVGNSGSQCPGRCAYPFAAPEYGASGQGVLRPPNGDPGVDGMVIVLGHELAELATNPLVNAWYAGDTPTAPTEIADLCLGVYGDGGGAGGFVGNVSHAADGSSYNVNCVNGRRFLPGAVALEPRPRRVLRTQLQQLKPLFSSPDPWLLSVDAIALDGVAEADGKSMDGWVRHGMITRY